From the Papilio machaon chromosome 13, ilPapMach1.1, whole genome shotgun sequence genome, the window aacggAAAACCCAAACGTAAGTTTACCAATTTCATAAGCTTTCCTAATTCTTCTGGAATATCcgttaaatttgttttatcaagTCTGAGCCATTGCAGCCCAGTCATATAACGAATGGCTTCAGGAAATTTGTCGccctaaaaaataagaaacatttAGGACATTTACACAGTACTAAGGTTACAGTCATTTATACTTCAATAGTAGTATCAAATTTCGATTTACTTACACTGAAATCATTGCATGTAAAATCTACACCTCTTACAAAAGGTAACAAGCCTGTATTAGCCatgttttaaactattttcacAATAAACCATTTACTCAGAAGTTCCATATCAAACTcactataaaaatatgcatGACAAACACAACATTGTTGCCATTACACACAATAATTTACCCTTAATCACAGAAAATATTCCAAACCCTTTGATAATTTTGtggttttattactttgtaatttGACTTTAAAACACACAgtgaaaaacttaattttttttttcgcatttgattttaaatattatccaGAAAACAGTTGTTTCTTAATTTCCCTATTTCCATAAGGTCCGTAATATTACTAACGACCCTTGATAACGACGATTGAGAAATACGTAGAAAACGAAgttatatttagtattattataaaatgcaaCACTTTTAAGCGATATTTTGTCggaaattctttaaaaaaaaaggcaTCTTGTGAAATTTTTAGTCCCCAAATTTAGAATAAGCACTAAAACATTGGCAGGACAAGGacaaaatgtcaaatgatTTTGACAACTGAAATTTGTTGAAGTTTTGTCAAACACAGGTTAAACAAAAAcgtaacagattaaaaatgtgGTGCTTCAGTCACTATGAGACATTATATTCTTATGTCACTATCACTTCTGTGAGGTAGTAGTATCGTACTTTCATGGCTTGGCACCGGCAAGAAAGAGGCACAGCAGGACCTGGCTTGATGAATACTTTTGAAAACTCAGGCAGGTTGGTCGCAAAGGGATTAGGATCGTAGATCGTCTGTATGTTCAGCGTTTGTTTGTAGAAGAAAGTATAATGTctaatttacattatgccagtacagtaggacagtagtgCATTAGCAAATAGCAGTGGCCAGTgggaaattttaatgttttgccAGAATGTTTTTTTGGAAATTTAGTTGTGGTTTTAgtgaaaaagtaatttttagaCCATAGTTAACTACAAcaccttttattatttaaacagttcgtcataaaacattatctacattaaaaaatcaaccCTAAACGCAAATGCATTCGATTTGAAGGAAATATTTCTTgacattaaacaatataacaaatccatacaaaaaaaagttaagtggacatggtttaaaaaaaaaatctgtaactTTATTTggtgaaattaataaagtaaaatgaagCAAAATATGATCTGTAACAGAAAAGCATTAATTTGattgataatataataatattccaggatatatttttttacctatttatttaactaacaaactaatattaaaGCATAGACATGCAAAGAATTCCTTCCCATATGTTTTGTGTCATAATAGgaaatgtattatttgaaTTCTGAAATTGTCTTGTGATTTGGTTTATCGTGGCATTGGTGGCATGTTTGGCATAGGTCCCGACAATGCAGTGTTAGTTCCCAGCAACACCTAAAAAATAGAACTTAgttaaacacttttttattaacactagtggaatacaaaatatatatatatatgtgtatgaAACAAAGGCTCTTTCCTTTTCAcaccaaaactactgaaccgaattaaatgaaatttggtacacagatagtctggAGTCTGAGAAATGACATGGGCTACTATTTAACACAAAAGAAgaagtataattatttttaaagttagaagcttgaaacatattatttaggctgttaatttgatctaaataaatatgctGTTCAATATTAGTAAAAGATTTATCCTTAGgggagtaaaataaaaataggggttgtaagggtgaattttttgtaagattaatatcttttgttgtaatagtttgtaatttcaagtaaaataattagcctaagtcattaaaaatgcATGCAtttactgtactgtactgtgtACTGTAGTACTGTCTTAGTGACTACTAAGACAGTACTTCATGTGGACCGAATTATTGACATATTACTGACACGGAAGCAAAATTAGTGTTGATATATCATCAATTCCCATTGTGTaacaacaatatataaaatttgacatttttctcaCCTGTTTCTGTTGTGACTTTTGCATTTCCTCAACTTGTGCTCTCTCAACTTCAAATATAACTGGAGCAAATAGAATCACAGATGAACTTGCCAAAATCCACATCACAGAGCGGGACAATCCATATAAAGATTTCACTCCAGACCTATTGCAAACAATTAATGTACCAAtctaaaagataatattaacacATTTGGTACCACCAACTCTTCCAACAAGTTCACATTAAACAGTTAATGTTAACTATTCTTATATAATCACAACCTTTACACtcagttatataattttataagaatttagatattgttttaaaatttaattccaaaAACAAGTAAGAGAGCTGAAacattcatcatcattatcagctTGAGTCAGTCCACTGCTGAATGTAGTCCTCCATCATCAATTGCCACAATGCCTAGTCCTGTGCCATCAGCATCCAGTAcacattcattaaattaaaaattcttatagGATAATGTAACCActctataaattttaatattaaaaccttttttttaccAAGTTTTAGTTGTGAGTGTGTATGTGCCACTTCGCACGCGATCTGGAAACATTTCTGTTAATCCCCATAATCTCTCTGAAAGAGTTTCATCTGGTTcctataaataagaaaataatataatcagtttaataaaagtagttttataaatattttccactTCTGTTGGCCAGATATATCAACTAACTGTTTATCTACCTTATTTGGACATATATGCATTGAAAACCAAACAGAATCACAAATATGTTGCTGCAATAAGATAGAAGTCAATGCAAGACATATTTTAACAGCTATtaagcaatatttattaaaatatatatttaataattataaacattttttttttataaaaagaaaggtTATATTTACATCATCATATTCCTTAAGAGGTCCAGCCGACACCGGAGTCAATGCAGATGGTGATGTTCCGAGCTGTAATAATACGAATCGCTAAGATAAACATCGTTAATGCCacaaactgtatttaaaattaatcacttATTTCATACCACAGGAGTAATAAATGAATCTTCAGGTCTACGTTCTGGAGTATCATCTTTACTGGCTGTTAATGATTCCATACCGCTATCGTTTTGTTCCGGGTCATACGTTAAATCCATGTACATGTTATGGATTACGTTTAGATACGATTTAGTCTAGTATTTAACACTAATTCAAGAAAGATACCTCGTGTTAAGTTAGTCAGAAAACGTAAGGAAAAGTTAGGACTTTACTTCACTAAAACGTCAAATTCAGCTTGCATTGGATCACAGACAAAATAAGATCGAATAATAGCATagataggaaaaaaaaatatgctacCGTAAAACAATCTGTATCacacaaatttaattcttttatttttaaacatttgccCTTAAACCAAATGTTTGGactttattttgtgattttaatGCAACTTTCATTGTTCTAATGTACCTATGGACCACAACTCATGAAATACTGCattacctattttttttatcaaacaaGCTTCaagcaaataataaatgcCAGAATAGCAGTAGTCCTTTTATGATCAGAGAATTAACGGTTTGATAAGCCTATTTGTAGATAATTTTAGTGGTAGAAATATTTTGAGTAGTATCGGCCTAACGTTATTTTATCAATCAATCTCTCCTCTGCCTTTTGCAAGGCACAGTTATAGTTGTACGTTAAGTTCGTGGTACAACTACTGCAAATGATGTTTATCTCacacattatattattttttcagttaCCCTCTCtaaatattaatgtgaaaatgcatgtttctgtaaataaatagaaactgTTACTTGACAATCACTTGGCGAACAGCAACAACGAAGGTCTTCTTCGTGCATTCTAAGTGTATAAAATCATTTCTTGAacattattgtatttgtattttcagTGTTTTCAAAGTGTTTGTCAATTACTTCGTTGTagaaattttagtttaaatgacatttaaatgggttttc encodes:
- the LOC106717870 gene encoding mitochondrial import receptor subunit TOM22 homolog; translation: MYMDLTYDPEQNDSGMESLTASKDDTPERRPEDSFITPVLGTSPSALTPVSAGPLKEYDDEPDETLSERLWGLTEMFPDRVRSGTYTLTTKTWSGVKSLYGLSRSVMWILASSSVILFAPVIFEVERAQVEEMQKSQQKQVLLGTNTALSGPMPNMPPMPR